The following are encoded in a window of Chitinispirillales bacterium genomic DNA:
- a CDS encoding sigma-70 family RNA polymerase sigma factor, whose translation MERFEDLPPEDLKNYGNERGFKKIYDYYAPFVWRISLRSLANEIDAETVLYSVFMVVYKSIKNFRFESAFSTWLYRITLNETIKFINKKKKRRETALDENIEVKSGESRISEKDFVKKILDSLSVDERFLLVGKEVDGLSFEELSVITGKSSGALRVEISRLKQKIRENFNE comes from the coding sequence TTGGAACGGTTTGAGGATTTACCGCCGGAGGATTTGAAAAATTACGGTAACGAGCGCGGGTTTAAGAAAATTTATGACTATTACGCTCCTTTCGTATGGCGCATTTCACTTCGCTCGCTTGCAAATGAGATTGACGCTGAAACGGTTTTGTATTCGGTTTTTATGGTTGTTTACAAGAGTATAAAAAATTTTCGTTTTGAGTCGGCGTTTTCAACTTGGCTTTATAGAATTACGCTAAACGAGACAATAAAATTCATAAACAAGAAAAAAAAACGGCGCGAAACCGCTCTTGACGAAAATATTGAGGTAAAAAGCGGCGAAAGCAGAATAAGCGAGAAAGATTTTGTTAAAAAAATACTTGATTCTCTTTCGGTTGATGAAAGGTTTTTATTGGTGGGCAAAGAAGTCGACGGGCTTAGTTTTGAGGAACTATCGGTAATCACCGGCAAGAGTTCGGGGGCGTTGCGAGTAGAGATTTCGCGGCTAAAACAAAAAATAAGGGAAAATTTCAATGAGTAA
- the rpsO gene encoding 30S ribosomal protein S15, whose translation MSITKEKTAELVAEFGANATDTGNSRVQIAILTERIRNLTQHLKTNKKDNHTRYGLTKLVGKRKSLLDYVKSRDVGEYRELLAKLNLRK comes from the coding sequence GTGTCCATTACAAAAGAAAAAACCGCAGAACTTGTTGCGGAATTCGGCGCCAACGCAACAGATACGGGAAACAGCCGTGTTCAGATTGCGATTCTTACGGAAAGAATCCGTAATTTGACTCAACATCTTAAAACAAACAAAAAAGACAATCACACCAGATACGGTCTTACAAAGTTGGTCGGAAAACGCAAGTCGTTGCTGGATTATGTGAAATCTCGCGACGTAGGCGAGTATCGCGAGTTGCTTGCGAAACTCAATTTGCGTAAATAA
- a CDS encoding response regulator yields the protein MKKINETLKNVLPLNLTILIAMAAVGIMIVTLIFSTNKIIVWVIGSFVLVFLATDSILLYFLSKKLFSQKRNQEYETWKSETIDHLSDTYSHLYNNIFAAILGAAEVLLQSVPDMQKEYVNIIIKNVKEADVLNKRLLNSDKKTEMEAVPVDMHKLSDKTSDENKIERNEKINSKKISSILIVDDNVSIIKVVKAMLNRIGYSVVTAESGFDAIEMFKERSNDIALIILDMIMPNMDGISCFYELKKIKDDVKILISSGLIDNSSIEDMKKDGLCGFIKKPYSYYELENAVANAIKL from the coding sequence ATGAAAAAAATAAATGAAACGTTAAAAAATGTATTGCCGCTGAACTTAACGATTTTAATTGCAATGGCAGCGGTAGGAATAATGATAGTGACTTTGATTTTTAGCACAAATAAAATCATTGTTTGGGTCATCGGCTCGTTTGTTTTGGTATTTCTTGCAACTGATTCCATTTTGTTGTATTTTCTTTCAAAAAAATTATTTTCTCAAAAGAGAAATCAAGAGTATGAAACATGGAAATCCGAAACGATAGATCATTTGTCAGATACTTATTCGCATCTATACAATAATATATTCGCAGCGATTTTAGGTGCGGCGGAAGTTTTATTGCAAAGTGTTCCGGACATGCAAAAAGAGTACGTAAATATAATAATAAAAAATGTAAAAGAGGCGGACGTTTTAAACAAGCGATTGTTGAATTCGGACAAGAAAACGGAAATGGAAGCCGTTCCAGTCGATATGCATAAATTATCAGATAAAACGTCCGATGAAAATAAAATTGAGCGCAATGAAAAAATAAACTCAAAGAAAATTTCGTCAATACTTATAGTGGACGATAATGTGTCTATAATAAAAGTAGTTAAGGCGATGCTTAATCGAATCGGGTATTCCGTTGTAACCGCTGAGAGCGGATTTGATGCGATAGAAATGTTTAAGGAAAGATCAAATGATATTGCGCTCATTATTTTAGACATGATTATGCCTAATATGGACGGGATTTCATGTTTTTACGAACTGAAGAAAATTAAAGATGACGTTAAAATTCTGATTTCCAGCGGGCTTATTGATAATTCAAGCATTGAGGATATGAAGAAAGACGGACTTTGCGGGTTTATCAAGAAACCATATTCTTATTACGAGCTTGAAAATGCAGTAGCGAATGCTATAAAATTATAG
- the fmt gene encoding methionyl-tRNA formyltransferase: MNIIFFGTAEFGIPVLKAILNSSHKISAVITAPPKPTGRGLHLRKSPINNFADENLLSPIFTPDNFEDENFIKELKNIKADIFLVVAFSILPKTVFEIPKNGTYNIHASLLPQFRGPAPIQRAIESGAKKTGVSVFRIDSGVDTGDIVIQKECEILDDDTTPSLYEKLSVLGATAFIEAVKEIEAGSVEYKTQNIKNASKAPLLRKEESIINWRNSAVDIANKVRAFKPFPTSITTLYGRQITIEKAFVKCAVSDKNNKIGEIILINKNEILVQTGDGILTITELKPAGKRAMSICDYANGNQIRKGMVFE; the protein is encoded by the coding sequence GTGAACATCATTTTTTTTGGAACGGCGGAATTCGGAATACCTGTGCTTAAAGCGATACTGAATTCGTCGCATAAAATCTCCGCTGTAATAACCGCTCCTCCTAAACCTACAGGACGCGGGTTGCATTTACGAAAATCGCCGATAAATAATTTTGCCGACGAGAATCTATTATCGCCGATTTTTACCCCTGATAATTTTGAAGATGAAAATTTTATAAAGGAATTAAAAAATATTAAAGCCGATATTTTTTTGGTGGTAGCGTTTTCCATACTTCCAAAAACAGTTTTTGAAATTCCAAAAAACGGAACATATAACATTCACGCATCGCTTTTGCCGCAGTTTCGTGGTCCTGCGCCAATACAAAGAGCGATAGAAAGCGGTGCAAAAAAAACAGGCGTTTCAGTTTTTCGCATAGACAGCGGAGTTGATACGGGCGATATTGTGATTCAAAAGGAATGCGAAATTCTTGATGACGATACGACGCCATCGCTTTATGAGAAATTAAGCGTTCTGGGCGCAACCGCTTTTATCGAAGCCGTGAAAGAAATTGAAGCCGGAAGCGTTGAATATAAAACTCAAAACATAAAAAACGCGTCAAAAGCGCCGTTGTTAAGAAAAGAAGAGTCAATAATAAACTGGCGAAACAGCGCTGTGGATATTGCGAATAAAGTTCGCGCGTTCAAACCGTTCCCAACATCTATAACGACGCTTTACGGACGGCAAATTACAATAGAAAAAGCGTTTGTTAAATGTGCTGTTTCCGACAAAAACAATAAAATCGGAGAAATAATCTTAATAAACAAAAACGAAATTTTAGTACAAACAGGCGACGGGATACTTACGATTACGGAATTAAAACCTGCGGGGAAACGGGCAATGTCTATTTGTGATTACGCAAATGGAAATCAAATACGGAAAGGAATGGTTTTTGAATGA
- the rsmB gene encoding 16S rRNA (cytosine(967)-C(5))-methyltransferase RsmB, which yields MIKEKKSSLKKHSGFEKKDARSVAFEALSQFFIKGYDIESVVDKLFDKKDRITGEYLISQQEKNLSFEIIYGILRNKSRLDFAIDKYLVQAVQKEEKLKIILEIGAYQILFMTRIPDFAAVNESVNLCKKNTQTVKFSNLVNAVLRKLLTNKNKALEIPNNFSFAEKIALEYSHPLWLTQKWIEQFGKTPTQKILEYNNTIPNIFVRRNSLLANKNKFEAMIAKNCEGSVKSTGFNNLYYRVKSGEKFEKSDLFLAGQCTIQSPSSGWTVALLDVKNNKSVLDLCAAPGGKTALIAEIAPNSRILAADISFNRAKMISNMLKRLLIKNVDLVVSDGRKLSVREEFDYVLVDVPCSATGVINRHPESRWIRSPDTIEKSAEKQKDIFNEAAKFVNIGGTIVYSTCSLEKEENKEVVEYFLKNNKNFKLIPAKTIILDSQLLSSDGNFLEITPNKNANDAIFAAKFERTE from the coding sequence ATGATAAAAGAAAAAAAAAGTTCATTAAAAAAACATAGCGGTTTTGAAAAAAAAGACGCTCGCAGCGTCGCATTTGAGGCGTTGAGTCAATTTTTTATTAAAGGCTATGATATTGAGTCCGTCGTTGATAAACTGTTTGACAAAAAAGATAGAATTACAGGCGAATACTTGATAAGTCAGCAAGAAAAAAATCTTAGTTTTGAAATAATTTACGGTATTTTGCGAAATAAATCCCGTCTTGATTTTGCAATAGATAAATATTTGGTTCAAGCGGTTCAGAAAGAAGAAAAACTTAAGATAATATTAGAAATAGGCGCATATCAAATTTTATTTATGACAAGAATTCCCGATTTTGCAGCAGTTAACGAAAGCGTAAATTTGTGTAAAAAAAATACACAGACCGTAAAATTCTCAAACCTTGTAAATGCGGTTTTACGAAAATTATTGACAAACAAAAATAAAGCGTTAGAAATCCCAAATAATTTTTCGTTTGCTGAAAAAATCGCCCTTGAGTATTCACACCCTCTGTGGCTTACACAAAAATGGATAGAACAGTTCGGGAAAACGCCGACACAAAAAATCTTGGAATATAACAACACTATTCCTAATATTTTTGTTCGCAGAAATTCGTTGCTTGCCAATAAAAACAAGTTTGAGGCTATGATAGCGAAAAATTGTGAAGGATCCGTAAAATCTACCGGATTTAATAATTTATATTACCGCGTAAAATCCGGCGAAAAATTTGAAAAATCCGATTTGTTTTTGGCGGGACAATGCACAATTCAGTCGCCATCGTCTGGATGGACGGTTGCGTTGCTTGATGTAAAAAACAATAAAAGCGTTTTAGATTTATGCGCGGCGCCCGGAGGTAAAACCGCGCTTATTGCCGAGATTGCTCCGAATTCCCGAATATTGGCGGCGGATATTAGTTTCAATAGAGCGAAAATGATTTCCAATATGCTTAAACGGCTTTTGATAAAAAATGTCGATTTAGTCGTAAGCGACGGGAGAAAACTTTCGGTTCGTGAGGAATTCGACTATGTTTTAGTCGATGTTCCATGCAGTGCGACAGGGGTAATAAATCGTCATCCGGAATCGCGATGGATTCGCAGTCCGGACACAATTGAAAAGTCAGCCGAAAAACAAAAAGATATATTTAACGAAGCGGCAAAATTTGTAAATATCGGCGGAACAATAGTGTATTCGACTTGTTCGCTTGAAAAAGAAGAAAATAAAGAAGTGGTGGAATACTTTTTAAAAAATAACAAAAATTTTAAGTTGATTCCGGCAAAAACTATAATTTTAGACAGTCAATTGCTTTCTTCCGATGGAAATTTTTTGGAAATCACTCCGAATAAGAATGCAAACGATGCGATTTTTGCAGCGAAATTTGAGCGGACGGAATAG